In the genome of Taurinivorans muris, one region contains:
- the tig gene encoding trigger factor: MSHTIENVSQTKRKISVTVEANDVDKTIDKTIREYGKSLSLNGFRKGKVPASVIEKRFSDEVYNYATENLINTNINTILENEKIRPISRVNFEDKETPQKLERSKEFSFTCSFEILPEIDLPKDFSEYSVKVESDEVSAEEIENFTTQVRRSMATLEDMNEDRYPMDGDVLLVDVEGTYEGNPVAGMGAQNFLMQLSDNKDTTNKEIDKLVRTAKAGEEVSGTMVCPDDYADASMRGKTIDIKIKLHKIHKQILPEFDEEFAKKVGFNSLETLKQMIEAQVKQTKSAQVRNKAQQELLDSITAKYDYELPESMVQKSLSNYMMEARNHLGQQNIDPEEMLKALASLKEEGQDIAKRQTKAHVFLLSLAFRENIAVTGQEVDMYVRQLAMETRQQYEQVRDHVLQSGMVTDIQERIMAGKALDLIFDQAKHEEVK; the protein is encoded by the coding sequence ATGTCCCACACCATTGAAAATGTTTCCCAAACAAAACGTAAAATTTCCGTAACAGTCGAAGCGAACGATGTTGACAAAACCATTGACAAAACCATTCGCGAATATGGAAAAAGCTTGAGCCTCAATGGTTTCCGCAAAGGTAAAGTTCCCGCTTCCGTCATTGAAAAACGCTTTTCTGACGAAGTTTACAATTACGCCACAGAAAACCTCATCAACACCAATATCAACACCATTCTTGAAAATGAAAAAATCCGTCCGATCAGCCGTGTGAACTTTGAAGACAAAGAAACACCGCAAAAGCTGGAACGCAGCAAGGAATTTTCTTTCACATGCTCTTTTGAAATTCTTCCTGAAATCGATTTGCCGAAAGATTTTTCCGAATACAGCGTAAAAGTCGAATCAGACGAAGTGAGCGCGGAAGAAATCGAAAACTTCACAACTCAAGTCCGCCGCAGCATGGCGACGCTTGAAGACATGAACGAAGACAGATACCCGATGGACGGCGATGTGCTTTTGGTCGACGTTGAAGGAACATACGAAGGAAATCCCGTTGCCGGCATGGGCGCTCAAAATTTCCTCATGCAGCTTTCCGACAACAAAGATACCACCAATAAGGAAATCGACAAACTCGTCCGCACAGCCAAAGCCGGTGAAGAAGTCAGCGGCACCATGGTTTGCCCCGATGATTACGCGGACGCAAGCATGCGCGGCAAAACCATCGACATAAAAATCAAACTTCATAAAATCCATAAACAAATTCTTCCTGAATTTGATGAAGAATTTGCAAAAAAAGTCGGTTTCAACAGTTTGGAAACATTGAAACAAATGATTGAAGCCCAAGTTAAGCAAACAAAATCAGCTCAAGTGAGAAATAAAGCGCAGCAAGAACTTTTAGACAGCATTACCGCAAAATACGACTATGAACTGCCTGAAAGCATGGTGCAAAAATCCCTTTCAAACTACATGATGGAAGCGAGAAACCACTTGGGTCAGCAAAATATAGACCCTGAAGAAATGCTTAAAGCACTCGCTTCCTTAAAAGAAGAAGGGCAAGACATCGCAAAACGCCAGACAAAAGCCCATGTATTCCTTCTCAGCCTCGCATTCCGTGAAAACATCGCTGTCACAGGTCAGGAAGTGGATATGTATGTCCGCCAGCTCGCCATGGAAACGCGTCAGCAATACGAACAGGTTCGCGACCATGTTCTCCAATCAGGCATGGTAACGGATATTCAGGAAAGAATTATGGCAGGTAAAGCCCTTGATTTGATTTTTGACCAAGCAAAACATGAAGAAGTAAAATAA